A window of the Cystobacter fuscus genome harbors these coding sequences:
- a CDS encoding PAS domain-containing protein has translation MPALAGYAAALLSVVLIAGLFLRSSHALTQASFRLARTLDFINEADHLVSLVKEAETSQRGYLLLREERSLAAHEEARRLIGPSLDRLRSLAPDDLRQRERLDRMASLIQRELASMERPLALMRAGKADAALQALRAETSQRGMDELWQVERTMDQEEERRLAEQNAELVRASARADLIVLGGSGFLLAFLGIAAFSSRRDMRLREREQLERERARTREQETRMAAEGERQRLYYQRIILQVPAAVGLFRASDQRCELANPALLKLYGGRELVGRTVRDVHAEPPGGRLVEMFNTVLSTGQPYTTNGYRLVLERAADGRTTESFVNLTYQPLQDERGQVDAVLLFAVEVTEQVGARRAAEEALSQRQRAETALRENEAHLRRTLKASDVGSWEADLRTRRVVWSAQAEAMSGMAPHTFPGTVDSFLALVHPEDRELLAQRLAPSSNDPGEFRLEYRILRADGGMRWHENRGRLLFDDAGQPVKLAGVLLDITQRKLAEQSQRESENRFRILAETIPQLIWMSRADGAAEYFNPRWYEYTGQTAEQARGDGWMRALHPDDVAPTLVTTRRSVASGEPYVIEYRLRRGADAAYRWFITRGLALRDSAGNCTHWIGACTDIDDQKRGTESLRFLSEMSGVLAASLEHAETLRQVARLAVPTLADWCIVDVMGEEDHLERVEVAHADPALADLADILRRFPPRLPSTGSAPQAARTDQTIYLAEVTGTHLQEYTRDAEHLRVVLALKLRSVVSVPLLARGRTLGVLTFLTTSHSGRRYERGDVLRLEEMAHRAALAIDNARLFSLARTERERAEEANRLKDEFLATVSHELRTPLTAMIGWLKLLRDGRLSPAKHARALETVDRNAHAQAQLIEDLLDVSRIVSGKLRLEPQPVHLAGIIQAAMESLRPAAEAKGMRLNAELDTQDDVVMGDAARLQQVAWNLLSNAVKFSPGDHNVWVRLRREGGAVELTVEDEGPGIPEEFLPHLFERFRRLEGGSTRQHGGLGLGLAIVRHLVELHGGTVHATSRAPGRGALFTVRLPPTPSSLTPRASTPSSTSAPSTWPALAGRHVLVVDDQDDSREMLRLVMEDHGARVSTAASAQEALRVLVAERPELLVSDIGMPGEDGYALINRVRALPPAQGGTIAAVALTAYARVEDRARALTAGFDMHVSKPVEPDELLSVLSNLVALSPRG, from the coding sequence ATGCCGGCGCTCGCCGGGTACGCCGCGGCGCTGCTCTCCGTGGTCCTCATCGCCGGCCTCTTCCTGCGCTCGAGCCATGCGCTGACCCAGGCCTCCTTCCGCCTGGCGCGCACCCTGGACTTCATCAACGAAGCGGACCACCTGGTCTCCCTGGTGAAGGAAGCGGAGACGAGCCAGCGCGGCTACCTGCTGCTGCGCGAGGAGCGGAGCCTGGCCGCTCACGAGGAGGCCCGGCGGCTCATCGGCCCCTCCCTCGATCGCCTGCGCTCCCTCGCGCCGGATGACCTCCGCCAGCGAGAGCGGCTCGACCGGATGGCCTCGCTCATCCAGCGCGAGCTCGCGTCGATGGAGCGGCCCCTCGCGCTCATGCGCGCCGGCAAGGCGGACGCCGCGCTCCAGGCGCTGCGCGCGGAGACGAGCCAGCGCGGGATGGACGAGTTGTGGCAGGTCGAGCGGACGATGGACCAGGAGGAGGAGCGACGCCTCGCGGAGCAGAACGCGGAGCTGGTCCGGGCCTCCGCGCGGGCCGACCTCATCGTCCTGGGAGGCAGCGGCTTCCTGCTCGCCTTCCTCGGCATCGCCGCGTTCAGCTCCAGGCGGGACATGCGCCTGCGGGAGCGGGAACAGCTCGAGCGCGAGCGGGCGCGCACGCGGGAGCAGGAAACCCGGATGGCGGCGGAGGGCGAGCGGCAGCGCCTGTACTACCAGCGCATCATCCTGCAGGTGCCCGCCGCGGTGGGCCTGTTCCGGGCGTCCGATCAGCGCTGCGAGCTGGCCAACCCGGCGCTCTTGAAGCTCTACGGCGGCCGTGAGCTGGTGGGCCGCACCGTGCGCGACGTCCACGCCGAACCCCCGGGCGGCCGCCTCGTCGAGATGTTCAACACGGTGCTGAGCACCGGCCAGCCCTATACGACCAACGGCTACCGCCTCGTGCTCGAGCGCGCCGCGGACGGCCGGACCACCGAGTCCTTCGTCAACCTCACCTACCAGCCCCTGCAGGATGAGCGCGGACAGGTGGATGCCGTGTTGCTGTTCGCGGTGGAGGTGACGGAGCAGGTGGGCGCGCGGCGCGCCGCGGAGGAGGCCCTGTCCCAGCGCCAGCGGGCGGAAACGGCGCTGCGTGAGAACGAGGCCCACCTGCGGCGGACCCTGAAGGCCTCGGACGTGGGCTCCTGGGAGGCGGACCTGCGCACCCGGCGCGTGGTGTGGTCCGCCCAGGCCGAGGCGATGTCCGGCATGGCGCCCCACACGTTTCCGGGCACCGTGGACTCCTTCCTGGCGCTCGTCCACCCCGAGGACCGCGAGCTGCTGGCCCAGCGCCTGGCGCCCTCGAGCAACGACCCGGGTGAGTTCCGCTTGGAGTACCGCATCCTGCGCGCGGACGGCGGCATGCGCTGGCACGAGAACCGGGGCCGCCTCCTGTTCGACGACGCCGGGCAGCCGGTGAAGCTCGCGGGCGTGCTCCTGGACATCACCCAGCGCAAGCTCGCCGAGCAGTCGCAGCGCGAGTCGGAGAACCGCTTCCGCATCCTCGCGGAGACCATTCCCCAGCTCATCTGGATGTCGCGCGCGGATGGGGCGGCCGAGTACTTCAACCCGCGCTGGTACGAGTACACGGGGCAGACCGCCGAGCAGGCCCGGGGAGATGGCTGGATGCGCGCCCTGCATCCGGACGACGTCGCGCCCACGCTCGTGACGACGCGGCGCTCGGTCGCCAGCGGAGAGCCCTACGTCATCGAGTACCGGCTGCGCCGGGGCGCGGACGCGGCCTACCGCTGGTTCATCACGCGGGGCCTGGCCCTGCGCGACTCCGCGGGCAACTGCACCCACTGGATTGGCGCCTGCACGGACATCGACGACCAGAAGCGCGGCACCGAGTCCCTGCGCTTCCTCTCCGAAATGAGTGGCGTGCTGGCGGCCTCGCTGGAGCACGCGGAGACGCTCCGGCAGGTGGCCCGCCTCGCCGTGCCCACGCTGGCCGACTGGTGCATCGTGGACGTGATGGGCGAGGAGGATCACCTGGAGCGGGTCGAGGTGGCCCACGCCGACCCCGCGCTCGCGGACCTCGCCGACATCCTGCGGCGCTTTCCTCCCCGCCTGCCCTCCACCGGCTCCGCCCCCCAGGCGGCGCGCACGGACCAGACCATCTACCTGGCCGAGGTGACGGGCACGCACCTGCAGGAGTACACCCGCGACGCCGAGCACCTGCGCGTCGTGCTGGCGCTCAAGCTGCGCTCGGTCGTGTCCGTGCCGCTGCTGGCGCGAGGCCGCACGCTCGGCGTGCTGACGTTCCTCACCACCTCGCACTCCGGACGCCGCTACGAGCGCGGCGACGTGCTGCGGCTCGAGGAGATGGCACACCGCGCGGCGCTCGCCATCGACAACGCGCGGCTCTTCTCCCTCGCCCGGACGGAGCGCGAACGGGCCGAGGAGGCCAACCGGCTCAAGGACGAGTTCCTCGCCACCGTCAGCCATGAGCTGCGCACACCGCTCACGGCGATGATCGGCTGGCTGAAGCTGCTACGGGATGGCCGTCTGTCCCCCGCCAAGCATGCGCGCGCGCTGGAGACCGTGGACCGCAACGCCCACGCCCAGGCCCAGCTCATCGAGGACCTGCTGGACGTCAGCCGCATCGTCTCCGGCAAGCTGAGGCTGGAACCCCAGCCGGTCCACCTGGCGGGCATCATCCAGGCGGCCATGGAGTCCCTGCGCCCCGCGGCGGAGGCCAAGGGCATGCGCTTGAACGCCGAGCTCGACACCCAGGACGACGTGGTGATGGGAGACGCGGCGCGCCTGCAGCAGGTGGCGTGGAACCTGCTGTCCAACGCGGTGAAGTTCTCCCCCGGAGACCACAACGTGTGGGTGAGGCTGCGGCGCGAGGGCGGCGCGGTGGAGCTGACGGTGGAGGACGAGGGCCCGGGGATTCCCGAGGAATTCCTGCCCCACCTCTTCGAGCGCTTCCGCCGGCTGGAAGGAGGCAGCACACGCCAGCACGGAGGCCTGGGCCTGGGGCTCGCCATCGTGCGCCACCTCGTGGAGTTGCATGGGGGAACGGTGCACGCCACCAGCCGGGCCCCGGGCCGGGGCGCCCTCTTCACCGTCCGCCTGCCCCCCACGCCGTCCTCCCTCACACCGCGAGCCTCCACGCCCTCGAGCACCTCCGCCCCCAGCACCTGGCCCGCCCTCGCCGGGCGGCACGTCCTCGTCGTGGATGACCAGGATGACAGCCGCGAGATGCTCCGGCTGGTGATGGAGGACCACGGGGCGCGCGTGAGCACCGCCGCCTCCGCCCAGGAGGCCCTGCGCGTGCTCGTCGCCGAGCGGCCCGAGCTGCTCGTCTCGGACATCGGCATGCCCGGCGAGGACGGCTACGCGCTCATCAACCGGGTGCGCGCCCTGCCCCCCGCCCAGGGCGGAACCATCGCCGCGGTGGCCCTCACCGCCTACGCCCGCGTCGAGGACCGCGCCCGGGCCCTCACCGCGGGCTTCGACATGCACGTGTCCAAGCCCGTCGAGCCCGACGAGCTGCTCTCCGTGCTCTCCAACCTCGTGGCCCTCTCGCCCCGCGGCTGA
- a CDS encoding PrkA family serine protein kinase, translating to MKDVENKGSSWIARIAALQDAKTYAELHWEGSFEDYLEIVRKNPKVTRTAFQRIYDMILSHGKTEYIDNKKKLIRYHFFSDEKFGGRDAIFGLDVPLMKLVNVFKSAAQGYGTEKRVILLHGPVGSSKSTIARLLKKGLEEYSKTPEGAAYTFSWTLDKKNPDGAGTVREKMKCPMNEEPLNLIPREWRSKIFSELSSSDNGYSIPDGSELCPACRYVFKDLMTQYKGDFAKVIEHTTVNRLVFSEKDRVGIGTFQPKDEKNQDSTELTGDINYRKIAEYGSDSDPRAFNFDGEFNIANRGLIEFVEVLKLDVAFLYDLLGASQEHKIKPKKFPQTDIDEVIIGHTNEPEFKKLETNEFMEALRDRTVKIDIPYITKLSEEVKIYEKDFNSRAIKGKHIAPHTLEMAAMWAVLTRLEEPKKHNLSLLQKLKLYNGKTLPNFTEDNIKELRKEASREGLDGISARYIQDKISNALVSDKGEGCINPFMVLNELEAGLKGHSLINSDDARKRFREMLTSVKQEYEDIVKNEVQRAISADEDAIGKLCGNYIDNIKAYTQKEKVKNKYTGLYEEPDERLMRSIEEKIDIPDSRKDDFRREIMNYIGALAVDGKTFNYRTNERLHKALELKLFEDQKDSIKLKNLVSTVVDKETQEKIDLVKDRLMKNYGYCEICSTDVLNFVASIFARGDAKE from the coding sequence ATGAAGGACGTGGAAAACAAGGGCTCGTCGTGGATCGCACGCATCGCCGCGCTCCAGGACGCGAAGACCTACGCGGAGCTCCACTGGGAAGGGTCCTTCGAGGACTACCTGGAGATCGTCCGCAAGAACCCCAAGGTCACCCGCACCGCCTTCCAGAGGATCTACGACATGATCCTCTCGCACGGGAAGACGGAGTACATCGACAACAAGAAGAAGCTCATCCGCTACCACTTCTTCTCCGACGAGAAGTTCGGCGGCCGTGACGCCATCTTCGGCCTGGACGTGCCGCTGATGAAGCTGGTCAACGTCTTCAAGTCCGCCGCCCAGGGCTACGGCACGGAAAAGCGCGTCATCCTGCTGCACGGCCCCGTGGGCTCGTCGAAGTCCACCATCGCCCGCCTGCTCAAGAAGGGCCTGGAGGAGTACTCCAAGACGCCCGAGGGCGCCGCCTACACCTTCAGCTGGACGCTGGACAAGAAGAACCCGGACGGCGCGGGCACCGTGCGCGAGAAGATGAAGTGCCCGATGAACGAGGAGCCGCTCAACCTCATCCCCCGCGAGTGGCGCTCCAAGATCTTCTCCGAGCTGAGTTCCTCGGACAACGGCTACAGCATCCCGGATGGCAGCGAGCTGTGTCCCGCGTGCCGCTACGTCTTCAAGGACCTGATGACCCAGTACAAGGGCGACTTCGCCAAGGTCATCGAGCACACCACGGTCAACCGGCTCGTCTTCAGCGAGAAGGACCGCGTGGGCATCGGCACCTTCCAGCCCAAGGACGAGAAGAACCAGGACTCCACCGAGCTCACCGGCGACATCAACTACCGGAAGATCGCCGAGTACGGCTCGGACTCGGACCCGCGCGCCTTCAACTTCGATGGCGAGTTCAACATCGCCAACCGCGGCCTCATCGAGTTCGTCGAGGTGCTCAAGCTCGACGTGGCCTTCCTCTATGATCTCCTGGGTGCCTCGCAAGAGCACAAGATCAAGCCCAAGAAGTTCCCCCAGACGGACATCGACGAGGTCATCATCGGGCACACCAACGAGCCCGAGTTCAAGAAGCTCGAGACCAACGAGTTCATGGAGGCCCTGCGTGACCGTACGGTGAAGATCGACATCCCGTACATCACCAAGCTGTCCGAGGAGGTGAAGATCTACGAGAAGGACTTCAACTCCCGCGCCATCAAGGGCAAGCACATCGCGCCGCACACGCTGGAGATGGCGGCCATGTGGGCGGTGCTCACGCGCCTGGAGGAGCCCAAGAAGCACAACCTGTCGCTCCTGCAGAAGCTCAAGCTCTACAACGGCAAGACCCTGCCCAACTTCACCGAGGACAACATCAAGGAGTTGCGCAAGGAGGCCAGCCGCGAGGGCCTCGATGGCATCAGCGCCCGCTACATCCAGGACAAGATCTCCAACGCCCTGGTGAGCGACAAGGGCGAGGGCTGCATCAACCCCTTCATGGTGCTCAACGAGCTGGAGGCCGGCCTCAAGGGCCACTCGCTCATCAACAGCGACGACGCCCGCAAGCGCTTCCGCGAGATGCTCACCAGCGTGAAGCAGGAGTACGAGGACATCGTCAAGAACGAGGTCCAGCGCGCCATCAGCGCCGACGAGGACGCCATCGGCAAGCTGTGCGGCAACTACATCGACAACATCAAGGCCTACACCCAGAAGGAGAAGGTCAAGAACAAGTACACCGGCCTCTACGAGGAGCCGGACGAGCGCCTGATGCGGTCGATCGAAGAGAAGATCGACATCCCCGACAGCCGCAAGGACGACTTCCGCCGGGAGATCATGAACTACATCGGCGCGCTCGCCGTGGACGGCAAGACGTTCAACTACCGGACCAACGAGCGGCTCCACAAGGCGCTCGAGCTCAAGCTGTTCGAGGACCAGAAGGACAGCATCAAGCTGAAGAACCTGGTGTCCACGGTGGTGGACAAGGAGACGCAGGAGAAGATCGACCTGGTGAAGGACCGGTTGATGAAGAACTACGGCTACTGCGAGATCTGCTCCACGGACGTGCTCAACTTCGTGGCGAGCATCTTCGCGCGCGGTGACGCCAAGGAATAG
- a CDS encoding DUF444 family protein — MSLRIHQDHSRFKQIVRGKIKSNLRKYVQKGEMIGKKGKDTISIPIPFIDIPHFKYGHKEQGGVGQGDGDVGQQLSPGAVQPGDGHQAGQGEGDHSLEVDVTLDELAQILGEELRLPNIERRQNEKIVTQKIKYTGVNTTGPESLRHFKRTYKQALRRQIAMGTYDPARPVIIPTREDRRYRSYKLQELPETNAVIIYMMDVSGSMGDEQKEIVRIESFWLDTWLRHQYKGLEARYIIHDAVAREVDRDTFFHTRESGGTMISSAYKLCRDIIKSDYPKSAWNIYPFHFSDGDNWSADDTRQCIEMLREDVLPNVNQFAYGQVESPYGSGQFIKDLREAVGDSTNVALSEIADKDAIYASIKDFLGKGR, encoded by the coding sequence GTGTCTTTGCGCATCCACCAGGACCACTCACGCTTCAAACAGATCGTCCGCGGGAAGATCAAATCCAACCTGCGCAAATACGTGCAGAAGGGGGAGATGATCGGCAAGAAGGGCAAGGACACGATCTCCATCCCCATTCCCTTCATCGACATCCCCCACTTCAAGTACGGCCACAAGGAGCAGGGGGGTGTCGGGCAGGGGGATGGGGACGTGGGCCAGCAGCTCTCCCCGGGCGCCGTCCAGCCCGGGGACGGGCACCAGGCCGGCCAGGGCGAGGGCGACCACTCGCTCGAGGTCGACGTCACGCTCGACGAGCTGGCGCAGATATTGGGCGAGGAGCTGCGCCTGCCCAACATCGAGCGGCGACAGAACGAGAAGATCGTCACCCAGAAGATCAAGTACACCGGGGTCAACACCACCGGCCCCGAGTCGCTGCGCCACTTCAAGCGCACCTACAAGCAGGCCCTGCGGCGGCAGATCGCCATGGGCACGTATGACCCGGCCCGGCCCGTCATCATCCCCACGCGCGAGGACCGGCGCTACCGCAGCTACAAGCTCCAGGAGCTGCCGGAGACGAACGCCGTCATCATCTACATGATGGACGTGTCCGGCTCCATGGGTGACGAGCAGAAGGAGATCGTCCGCATCGAGAGCTTCTGGCTCGATACGTGGCTGCGCCACCAGTACAAGGGCCTGGAGGCGCGCTACATCATCCACGACGCCGTGGCGCGCGAGGTGGACCGAGACACCTTCTTCCACACCCGCGAGTCCGGCGGCACGATGATCTCCAGCGCCTACAAGCTGTGCCGGGACATCATCAAGTCCGACTACCCCAAGAGCGCGTGGAACATCTACCCCTTCCACTTCTCCGACGGCGACAACTGGAGCGCGGATGACACGCGCCAGTGCATCGAGATGCTCCGCGAGGACGTCCTGCCCAACGTGAACCAGTTCGCCTACGGCCAGGTGGAGAGCCCCTACGGCAGTGGCCAGTTCATCAAGGACTTGCGCGAGGCCGTGGGTGACTCCACCAACGTCGCCCTGAGCGAGATCGCCGACAAGGACGCCATCTACGCCTCCATCAAGGACTTCCTCGGCAAGGGCCGCTAA
- a CDS encoding SpoVR family protein: MPKSLTPPLAKLKQEIEGHAREFGLDFFETIFEVVSYDELNMVAAYGGFPTRYPHWRWGMEYEQLSKGYEYGLSKIYELVINNDPCYAYLLESNSDVDQKLVMAHVYGHCDFFKNNFSFRHTNRRMIDDMANHATRVRRWIDKIGVEKVEDFIDRALSLENLIDQHAPHIRRNPDPQRAEDELKSNERVEGFKVNREYMRGFINPSEFLDSQRKKVEEEKARTKKFPERPQRDVLAFLLEHAPLEPWESDILSIIRDEAYYFAPQGQTKIMNEGWASYWHSTIMTRRALKDDEVIDYADRHSGTMGTRPGALNPYKLGIELWRDIEERWNKGRFGKEWDECDDLRARRSWDKKLNQGREKIFEVRKHYNDITFIDTFLTAEFAIDQKLFVYGFNDKRNSWEILDREFRKVKNKLLQQLTNFGQPIIEVVDGNHDNRGELLMAHKHDGQDLKGDYARETLRNVQSLWRRPACIITRYDNKGVLLRFDGQNHTEKKIDL; the protein is encoded by the coding sequence ATGCCCAAGAGCCTCACCCCGCCGCTGGCCAAACTGAAGCAGGAGATCGAGGGCCATGCCCGGGAGTTCGGCCTCGACTTCTTCGAGACCATCTTCGAGGTCGTCAGCTACGACGAGCTCAACATGGTGGCCGCCTATGGCGGCTTCCCCACGCGCTACCCGCACTGGCGCTGGGGCATGGAGTACGAGCAGCTGTCCAAGGGGTACGAGTACGGACTGAGCAAGATCTACGAGCTCGTCATCAACAACGACCCCTGCTACGCCTACCTGCTGGAGAGCAACTCGGACGTGGACCAGAAGCTGGTCATGGCGCACGTGTACGGGCACTGCGACTTCTTCAAGAACAACTTCTCCTTCCGCCACACCAACCGCCGGATGATCGACGACATGGCCAACCACGCCACGCGCGTGCGCCGGTGGATCGACAAGATTGGCGTGGAGAAGGTGGAGGACTTCATCGACCGGGCGCTGTCGCTGGAGAACCTCATCGATCAGCACGCGCCCCACATCCGCCGCAATCCGGACCCCCAGCGCGCCGAGGACGAGCTGAAGAGCAACGAGCGCGTGGAGGGCTTCAAGGTGAACCGCGAGTACATGCGCGGCTTCATCAACCCCTCCGAGTTCCTCGACAGCCAGCGCAAGAAGGTGGAGGAGGAGAAGGCGCGGACGAAGAAGTTCCCCGAGCGCCCCCAGCGCGACGTGCTCGCCTTCCTGCTGGAGCACGCCCCGCTCGAGCCGTGGGAGTCGGACATCCTCTCCATCATCCGCGACGAGGCCTACTACTTCGCGCCCCAGGGCCAGACGAAGATCATGAACGAGGGCTGGGCCAGCTACTGGCACTCCACCATCATGACCCGGCGCGCGCTCAAGGACGACGAGGTCATCGACTACGCGGATCGGCACTCGGGCACCATGGGCACCCGGCCCGGCGCGCTCAACCCGTACAAGCTCGGCATCGAGCTGTGGCGCGACATCGAGGAGCGCTGGAACAAGGGCCGCTTCGGCAAGGAGTGGGACGAGTGCGATGACCTGCGCGCGCGCCGCTCCTGGGACAAGAAGCTCAACCAGGGCCGCGAGAAGATCTTCGAGGTGCGCAAGCACTACAACGACATCACCTTCATCGACACCTTCCTCACCGCCGAGTTCGCCATCGACCAGAAGCTCTTCGTCTATGGCTTCAACGACAAGCGCAACTCCTGGGAGATCCTCGACCGGGAGTTCCGCAAGGTGAAGAACAAGCTGCTGCAGCAGCTCACCAACTTCGGCCAGCCCATCATCGAGGTGGTGGACGGCAACCACGACAACCGTGGCGAGCTGCTCATGGCGCACAAGCACGACGGGCAGGATCTCAAGGGCGACTACGCGCGCGAGACGCTGCGCAACGTGCAGTCGCTGTGGCGCCGCCCCGCGTGCATCATCACCCGCTACGACAACAAGGGCGTGCTGCTGCGCTTCGACGGGCAGAACCACACCGAGAAGAAGATCGATCTCTGA
- a CDS encoding peptidoglycan DD-metalloendopeptidase family protein, with amino-acid sequence MRLAPVVLCLGVLFAAPLVEAATTSYSVRNRRIEPNQPLAVALQEAGLPPEQVSAVISALEGVFDFRKSRVGDQFRLVLREGELDFFGYRQSAVDEWQVRRDGDRFVGSKRAIEVEKQVAVVSLEVNSSLYEAALAAGEDPLIGMVLADVFAWDIDFYRDVRRGDRARAVVEKFVSKGRFLRYGEVLAASYQGESVGKKRVFRYELPDGKPSFFQEDGASARKAFLKSPLKYAHVTSTFGSRFHPVLQYVKAHNGVDYAASVGTPVWAVADGTVTVAANTGAGGNTVCLRHSNGFETCYLHLSRFGQGVRAGARVSQKQVIALSGNTGRSTGPHLHYALKRSGHYVNPLNQNFPRTEPLPKSLLADFRAKVAPLAERLDAVSVAQASAQP; translated from the coding sequence ATGAGACTCGCCCCCGTCGTCCTGTGCCTGGGTGTGCTGTTCGCCGCGCCCCTCGTCGAAGCCGCCACCACCTCGTACAGCGTGCGCAACCGCCGCATCGAGCCCAACCAGCCGCTCGCGGTGGCCCTGCAGGAGGCGGGACTGCCGCCGGAGCAGGTGAGCGCGGTCATCTCCGCGCTGGAGGGCGTGTTCGACTTCCGCAAGTCGCGCGTGGGCGACCAGTTCCGCCTGGTGCTGCGCGAGGGCGAGCTGGACTTCTTCGGCTACCGGCAGAGCGCGGTGGACGAGTGGCAGGTGCGCCGCGATGGCGATCGCTTCGTGGGCAGCAAGCGCGCCATCGAGGTGGAGAAGCAGGTGGCGGTGGTGTCGCTGGAGGTCAACTCCTCGCTCTACGAGGCGGCACTGGCGGCGGGGGAGGATCCGCTCATCGGCATGGTGCTGGCGGACGTGTTCGCCTGGGACATCGACTTCTACCGGGACGTGCGGCGGGGGGACCGGGCGCGCGCGGTGGTGGAGAAGTTCGTCTCCAAGGGCCGCTTCCTGCGCTACGGCGAGGTGCTGGCGGCGAGCTACCAGGGGGAGTCGGTGGGCAAGAAGCGCGTCTTCCGCTACGAGCTGCCGGACGGCAAGCCGAGCTTCTTCCAGGAGGACGGCGCGAGCGCGCGCAAGGCCTTCCTCAAGAGCCCGCTCAAGTACGCCCACGTGACGAGCACCTTCGGCAGCCGCTTCCACCCGGTGCTCCAGTACGTGAAGGCCCACAACGGCGTGGACTACGCGGCGAGCGTGGGCACGCCCGTGTGGGCCGTGGCCGATGGCACCGTCACGGTGGCGGCCAACACGGGCGCCGGCGGCAACACCGTGTGCCTGCGGCACAGCAATGGCTTCGAGACGTGCTACCTGCACCTGTCGCGCTTCGGACAGGGCGTGCGCGCGGGCGCCCGGGTGAGCCAGAAGCAGGTCATCGCCCTGTCGGGCAACACGGGCCGCAGCACCGGCCCCCACCTGCACTACGCCCTCAAGCGCAGCGGCCACTACGTCAACCCGCTCAACCAGAACTTCCCTCGCACCGAGCCGCTCCCCAAGAGCCTGCTCGCGGACTTCCGCGCGAAGGTGGCTCCCCTGGCCGAGCGGCTCGACGCCGTCTCCGTGGCCCAGGCCAGCGCCCAGCCCTGA
- a CDS encoding class I SAM-dependent methyltransferase yields the protein MPAIADFIHTAEELHRGLVSLSAELQQGLPERLARFPRDPQQRQEMQEEQAALLRKRLPEVTVWLDGYFHRLTQLNHQLTSEERERALEHHRSAVQPFFLQSPFVRRAVDKPLGYPGDYVTVEMIFDSEDRGVSTLARILTHYSINCGPGRGHRARVPWLLGHLHRQAQALGRPMRVLSFACGPEHTLREYTALGSTGDFTLSDFDPAPLDFNRRQFEKLARLPRNGVPPPNVRFIQMSTYNLLRQREAPEKLRHPEGPMDVVIAAGILDYLKDNVIHRFLDTMSSLLAPGGLLLLTNLHQENPWQSFMEYVCDWYVIHRTQDKFQALCEGTPARGVKTLENITDASSHTNILWAGQKQV from the coding sequence ATGCCCGCGATCGCAGACTTCATCCATACCGCCGAGGAACTCCACCGTGGACTCGTGAGCCTCAGCGCCGAGCTGCAACAGGGTCTTCCCGAGCGTCTGGCGCGCTTTCCGAGAGATCCCCAGCAGCGCCAGGAGATGCAGGAGGAGCAGGCGGCACTGCTGCGCAAGCGCCTGCCGGAAGTCACCGTCTGGCTGGATGGCTATTTTCATCGCCTCACACAGCTCAACCACCAGCTCACGAGCGAGGAGCGCGAGCGGGCGCTGGAGCACCACCGCTCGGCCGTCCAGCCCTTCTTCCTGCAGAGCCCCTTCGTGCGGCGCGCGGTGGACAAGCCCCTGGGCTACCCCGGCGACTACGTCACGGTGGAGATGATCTTCGACAGCGAGGACCGGGGCGTGTCCACGCTCGCGCGCATCCTCACGCACTACTCCATCAACTGCGGACCCGGCCGGGGACACCGCGCCCGCGTGCCCTGGCTGCTCGGCCACCTGCACCGCCAGGCCCAGGCCCTGGGGCGCCCCATGCGCGTGCTGTCCTTCGCCTGCGGGCCCGAGCACACCCTGCGTGAGTACACGGCGCTGGGCAGCACCGGCGACTTCACGCTGTCCGACTTCGATCCCGCCCCGCTCGACTTCAACCGCCGCCAGTTCGAGAAGCTCGCCCGGCTGCCACGCAATGGCGTGCCCCCGCCCAACGTGCGCTTCATCCAGATGTCCACCTACAACCTGCTGCGCCAGCGCGAGGCCCCGGAGAAGCTGCGCCACCCGGAGGGCCCCATGGACGTGGTCATCGCCGCCGGCATCCTCGACTACCTCAAGGACAACGTCATCCACCGCTTCCTGGACACCATGAGCTCACTGCTCGCGCCCGGCGGCCTGCTCCTGCTGACGAACCTGCACCAGGAGAACCCCTGGCAGTCCTTCATGGAGTACGTGTGTGACTGGTACGTCATCCACCGCACCCAGGACAAGTTCCAGGCCCTGTGCGAGGGCACTCCCGCGCGCGGCGTGAAGACGCTGGAGAACATCACCGACGCGTCCTCCCACACCAACATCCTCTGGGCCGGCCAGAAGCAGGTCTGA